ATTGTTTTCATATTCAATTACGAGAATTCTTTTACAAATTCTAAATATATTCGAGTacattactgtattatttacAAACTCAGCAGCTATGACATCACTCTACTATGTTTTTCTAATGTGAAGAGAAGCCTATTATcatgaaatctctacaatttgatttgaaaataaaattgaatgaaatctaAATATTAGTTTTCAGATCTGTACTGTCGTCCATTCCATTATTGGTAGACATCAACCAATTTTATAGTTCGCATTGTTTATTGATTCATgtgtcaaatttgtcaaaagCTTTAGTAATATTTAAATACACTCTAAAACACCCACAATTATTCAActcaacttgaataattttaaacaataGCAGACAAGTTTgtcaaaaaattggaaaatatttaaaaaattctagAACATCCATAAATTCTAACCAACTTGAAAATTCTGCAAAACAATAGTGGAGAATATTgtcaaaatatctgaaaaattgctAGAGACCCCCCTGATTTCCACCCCCATTTTATCTTGATCCCCCCCCCATTCGCTCACTATCTTCTCCCTATCATCtcttattattcaaaatttgaattatgtagAGAATACTGAGAgacttgaaaatatcaaaaaatgtCACCCCCTCTGTTCAGTTTTTTCTATATATTCAAACCTTGGAAAATGTGAGAAATACTGCAACATCATGTaaaaaatgtggaaaaaatatttgaatttttttaaaaacccCCTTCATTTTTACCTCAACTTTTTCCCCCTCCCCCTGCCACCATTACCCTGTCCACCACAACCATCCTTTTGAAAGCTTGTCTAAACTCTGGACTAAAATCGTATAATCACAGGATTCAATGTCGCATTAAAATATCCAACCACAGAAAAAACTCGCCACATAATTATTAATCGACAACTCTCACAGAGAGGCATGAGTATGTGCCATAATAAAGAATGGCAACAACACACAACAAAAGCACCAGTTTATAATGGCTAGAGTTTTGCAGCTTTCCTCTCACGTTTCACTTCCAGTGACTCTTTTCTTCAGGTCTCGTTTTTGGTGGGTGGGGGGTGTGCTGGGAGAGGGGAGGGGCTTGGCGACGGTGGAGGCTGTAAGTGGGCGGAGCTAACGGTGGAGGCGGGAAGTGGGCGGCGCCTAGCGATGGTGGGGGTAAGTGGCGGAGCTTagcgatgctgacgtcacgctGCTGTTGTTGTTTGTGACCTGGAAGAGGAAATCAAACAAgatgattattaataataattactgtttTATTTGATGtggattgataattattgaatttatgaagTGGTAATGTCTTGAAGTGCTCAATGTAATCAGCCATTTACACAAACTTCTATTCTTGGACATGCCATCCTTAAAAATTCTACTAATTGAATGGACTTGTCAAACACATAATTTGTACAGATACACATAATCTATTTTGCCATCGACCCAGCttgacagtctcctcccactcaacggtgtgacaaaatggtggcttagcaacagaatcgccatgataacgtGCATACAGACTTATGCACCACAAAAATGCGCATTTTGCTTCCATTCAGCTGATACtattcttattttatctgtAACTTGCTGTAAACTGTATTGTTaattctatccaataaataaataaataaatttctgttCAAATACTCTTCATTCTACTCTAtcccattctattctatctctCCCCTCCTCACCTGATTCTCATTCACCTCCTTCCCCgtctcttcatcctcctccttcaccctATGATTCGTATCAGTGCTAGGCGAAGATATTGTGAAGGCAGTGGTGACAGCtacttctccctctcctccacctcctcctcctcctcctcctcctgctcctgtCACCTGGTCCTCACTGCTTATCTGGGCTTCCTCCTCAGCGAGAACCTCGGTCGAGGATTGTCCTTCCACTAAAGCTAGGGAGGCTTGCTGGTTGTCAGATTTATTGCGACTAGAACGGAGAAACCtgtgaaaaaattgagaaaaatcagTTTTGTATCAAAGTTTTGACTTTTGTATTGAATTTTGGGAGGAAATTGCCTCATAAAATCCTCCAGTCTGAACCCAGATTTCCCAATGGTATTGTTAGTCTTGTAaaaccaaaagtttttgaaaatatcaatttttgaaaaagttattcaatttacaaaaaataactttcagttgagttatttttggtgaattgaataacgttcacaaatatcaatattttcagaaaattttgttctactagatcaacaataccatcaAGAATCCATCCtatgaatctcatggatttatctcttaccgaacttcaaatgttctgtcccaaaaatttgaatttcagggcgctcatatctcaaaaggtTATGATCGGGAAAAATAATGTTCTCCTgcgaaaactttttcatttttatacttcATGATAAATCGAAAAActgtgaaaaatatcaccagtggaaagtttatttttagcctttgcacagcctcactATGAACTGGAGTGGAGATGtaatcttctttctcttctccttcttctctctctcacccctATTTCTATTTGGTAGATTAGGGTATAGAGAGTAAGTGAGAAGGATATAtgtgaatattgtttccgaagaatgaacattgatatgtccaaagctccgccaatttattcacatgcattacaatattacttattttatctatagttataacaaattgttttttttcatattatagacagctcaataattattttctaatttatattatgtgaattcatctataatgttgctgtattgtaagctattatataagtgtataagccatatATATTGTatctacataataaagtactcaatcatcaatcaatcaaacctcCTCTTCGTAATAAAATGCAACGTCCTTTTCCCCCCCCCTCTTTCGTCTGTCCTTCATCTCCCGTCTCCTTCACACTCCTTCGCCTCCGGACCGCTTCCTTTGTGCCCTCCTTCGTCGAATTCTCTTTCGCGCAGTTTGGAATATCTTCCAATAGAGAACTAGGATGACTAGAAGCGGAACGTAAAAGGTGGAACAGGTCGCAAAGATCTGGTAACCTATGTCCTGGGAGACCAGAcatctgaaaaataaataatgatcgAAGAATCAAGGTGCGTAAGACTTTCGTTccgctccgcaaccgaacgtcactccaagcagagcgattgatgatcgaccgggagCAAGAGTAGTTCGACcagggaacgcgagaagagctaacatcttccgtaacgttcatgatggtgCGTGGACTGtcgttcgatggtggtacgaaggCGGTACGAGGTGGTACGAGGGAGGGCGTGCTCGGTgagggttggaagcacgaatatgtgtacgcagcttaagtttacatgaaaatattaattccaGAAGACGTGATTCCAGAATATCTCTACATTCTGTGCAAAATCCGTATCCTATAGCTctgtagtatttgattaacattggtgttgctatccttgtctatcattccacagaGCACATAGAGAATGCatcaaatcatggtgttgtgtatcaagttgagatgatactgtatcatattgtttgatactgtatcatgttgtggctgttcttgttctatagtgaggtccacgttataatgacagtattcgattaacattggtgttgctatccttgtctatcattccacagaGCACATGgagaatgtatcaaatcatagtgttgtgtatcaagttgagatgatactgtatcatattgtgttgatactgtatcatgttgtggttgttcttgttctatagtgaggtccactttataatggcagtatttgatcaacattggttttgcta
This sequence is a window from Nilaparvata lugens isolate BPH unplaced genomic scaffold, ASM1435652v1 scaffold6742, whole genome shotgun sequence. Protein-coding genes within it:
- the LOC120356425 gene encoding zinc finger protein AEBP2-like, yielding YWAVTNVDYIHTRNGSRIVTMIVVVWFLRSSRNKSDNQQASLALVEGQSSTEVLAEEEAQISSEDQVTGAGGGGGGGGGGEGEVAVTTAFTISSPSTDTNHRVKEEDEETGKEVNENQVTNNNSSVTSASLSSATYPHHR